One segment of Triticum aestivum cultivar Chinese Spring chromosome 2A, IWGSC CS RefSeq v2.1, whole genome shotgun sequence DNA contains the following:
- the LOC123190645 gene encoding indole-3-acetic acid-induced protein ARG7 codes for MCNVITIPSIAWLRRAVRRWRARRSTASAPVPSGHVAVCAEGARFIVRLAHLSHPALLELLRQAEEEYGFPSGASGPVALPCDEDRLRDVLRRVSSSSHSEQPRRSSFCRRRGDSRPLLQGVAFP; via the coding sequence ATGTGCAACGTCATCACGATCCCGTCGATCGCCTGGCTGCGCCGCGCCGTGCGCCGGTGGCGGGCCCGCCGCTCCACCGCCTCCGCCCCGGTTCCGTCGGGGCACGTCGCGGTCTGCGCAGAGGGCGCGCGGTTCATTGTGCGACTGGCGCATCTGAGCCATCCGGCCTTACTTGAGCTGCTccggcaggcggaagaggagtaCGGCTTCCCGTCCGGCGCCTCCGGCCCCGTCGCGCTCCCCTGCGACGAGGACCGCCTCCGCGACGTCCTCCGCCGCGTCTCTTCCTCGTCCCACTCCGAGCAGCCGCGCCGCTCCTCCTTCTGCCGCCGCCGCGGCGACTCGCGGCCGCTGCTGCAGGGGGTGGCCTTCCCGTGA